From Drosophila suzukii chromosome 2R, CBGP_Dsuzu_IsoJpt1.0, whole genome shotgun sequence, a single genomic window includes:
- the LOC108019882 gene encoding tetraspanning orphan receptor isoform X2, with protein MFRIHLKMGPQRNQLHSNNNNNGATGSSSTGNRHLKEFTCCFGLHVHTATLMIGLWHLFLNILALSVLAVIWRNPEMMDELEGSNHDYTVDLSAPALPTPLSKVEPPYAYRDHSFNYQNFDMGGLVCTCMIAITLMMIYGTIKGKPSHLLPFFCLQLFDFAITTLTAAGYLCYLQAIHSIIAESHRLPWREKLLELPPEELVVVVLVVFICIVFLKAYCIGIVWRCYKYLTLRQQHVRTLFPFLEPPTGVHSVGGTFGAEERSYSTLLPNYDEAIAQYLKQAPPPSYQVAMSNYEEAEDATAEGAEVNPSVAPLFVALGAATTANAASNTDDNMDNNNDQPNNNNTMHVNANTPPMRRSDAAVNVNVDEDDDDLEVIDAGVDVIGGIPPPPPYNDVADAQVQVPSQSPLHRQPNIPGQVFGGRDESQA; from the exons ATGTTCAGGATCCATCTCAAAATGGGTCCGCAACGCAACCAGCtccacagcaacaacaacaacaatggggCCACCGGAAGCAGCAGCACCGGAAATCGGCACCTGAAGGAGTTTACCTGCTGCTTCGGCCTGCATGTCCACACGGCCACCTTGATGATCGGATTGTGGCATTTG TTTTTGAACATCTTGGCGTTGAGTGTTCTGGCAGTCATATGGCGCAATCCCGAGATGATGGACGAACTGGAAGGCAGCAACCACGACTACACCGTGGATCTGAGTGCACCGGCCCTACCCACGCCTCTGAGCAAGGTCGAACCGCCCTACGCCTACCGTGACCACTCCTTCAACTATC AGAACTTTGACATGGGCGGCTTGGTATGCACCTGCATGATAGCCATCACGCTGATGATGATTTACGGCACCATCAAGGGAAAGCCCTCGCACCTGTTGCCATTCTTTTGCCTGCAGTTGTTTGACTTCGCCATTACCAC TCTCACCGCCGCTGGATATCTGTGCTACCTGCAGGCCATCCACAGCATCATTGCCGAGTCGCATCGCTTGCCATGGCGCGAGAAGCTGCTGGAACTGCCGCCTGAGGAGCTGGTTGTGGTGGTCCTTGTCGTCTTCATTTGCATCGTTTTTCTCAAGGCCTATTGCATTGGTATCGTTTGGCGCTGCTACAAGTATTTGACTCTCCGTCAGCAACACGTTCGCACCCTTTTCCCCTTCTTGGAGCCGCCAACTGGAGTGCACAGTGTAGGTGGAACCTTCGGTGCCGAGGAGCGCTCCTATTCCACCTTGTTGCCCAACTACGATGAAGCTATTGCCCAGTACTTGAAGCAGGCACCACCGCCGTCTTACCAGGTGGCCATGTCCAATTACGAGGAGGCCGAGGACGCAACGGCTGAAGGGGCAGAGGTTAATCCCTCGGTGGCTCCCCTTTTTGTCGCCCTtggagcagccaccaccgcgaACGCAGCCTCTAACACGGATGACAACATGGATAACAACAACGATCAGCCGAACAATAACAACACTATGCATGTCAACGCCAATACGCCACCAATGCGACGTAGCGATGCTGCTGTGAATGTCAATGTCGACGAGGATGATGACGACCTGGAGGTGATCGACGCTGGCGTTGATGTAATCGGGGGAATACCACCTCCGCCGCCCTACAATGACGTGGCCGACGCCCAGGTGCAGGTGCCCTCGCAGTCGCCGCTGCACCGCCAACCCAACATCCCGGGACAAGTATTTGGTGGGCGCGACGAGAGCCAGGCCTAA
- the PGRP-SC2 gene encoding peptidoglycan-recognition protein SC2, translating into MANQALVLLAVLFCAQAVFGVTIISKSGWGGRSATSKTTLASSLGYAVIHHTAGNYCSTKAACITQLKNIQAYHMDSLGWADIGYNFLIGGDGNVYEGRGWNVMGAHATNWNSKSIGISFLGNYNTDTLTSAQITAAKGLLSDAVSRGQIVSGYILYGHRQVGSTECPGTNIWNEIRTWSNWKSV; encoded by the coding sequence ATGGCAAACCAAGCTCTCGTCCTTCTGGCCGTGCTCTTCTGCGCCCAGGCCGTCTTCGGGGTGACCATCATCTCCAAGTCGGGGTGGGGCGGCCGTTCCGCCACGAGCAAGACCACGCTGGCCAGCTCCCTGGGCTACGCTGTGATCCACCACACCGCTGGAAACTACTGCTCCACCAAGGCCGCCTGCATCACCCAGCTGAAGAACATCCAGGCCTACCACATGGACTCCCTTGGCTGGGCCGATATCGGCTATAACTTCCTGATCGGCGGCGATGGGAACGTGTACGAGGGTCGCGGATGGAACGTGATGGGTGCTCACGCCACCAACTGGAACTCCAAGTCCATCGGCATCTCCTTCCTGGGCAACTACAACACCGACACCCTCACCTCTGCCCAGATCACCGCTGCCAAGGGTCTGCTCTCCGACGCCGTCTCCCGCGGCCAAATCGTTTCCGGATACATCCTTTACGGACATCGTCAGGTGGGCTCCACCGAGTGCCCCGGCACCAACATCTGGAACGAGATCCGCACCTGGTCCAACTGGAAGAGCGTTTAG
- the gcl gene encoding protein germ cell-less, which yields MGQIVGSMHINVAEVFSNRRKRKRSTDSSLGKDEQTQLDTTQPKKKKLLTTTQYIYKALFKEEKNSDVAVMALDKVWHLHKVYLSQSPYFYTMFNGSWREAQQNFIQIAILDERITVASLDAVFGSMYSDEIEIESADVISVLATATLFHLDGIIDKCAEVMVDSISPETAIQYYEAACQYGVVAVKKSTFQWFQINLLSIYSKQPNLLRHISIELMSALTASPDLYVMQTEFSLYTLLRTWMFLCLHPDYDPEDPVQRAEAVKAQERLVNAGVETHTPSGDVVQWTYFTSRMEERSFLATPEGQPYIRVFQKLRTQYLTNHYMDLKIIYNDNIIPKEWLYRHIHNHWDALLRIDHGQEDCSPQQLDDEQFFESCMRCGRMLLEPGYQKWRWTGFNYGMDLILIMDSRRLNIRRHHRHEHERVLSLQTKRKFMVRTTVTSINAQRQPIFTQTSEICSLSLEKNEEVPLMVLDPKLVHPLLISINMLVVMPPNQSFKEIVPLSEEATTSLSIPISEIGANSERPLTPSSADDSAVFIGDSEPTTPSSPAPRPRIVWPVGETEGICGQLAC from the exons ATGGGTCAGATCGTGGGCTCCATGCACATAAACGTAGCGGAGGTGTTCAGCAACCGGCGGAAACGGAAGCGAAGCACGGACTCCTCGCTGGGCAAGGATGAGCAGACCCAGCTAGACACCACGCAACCCAAGAA GAAAAAACTTCTTACCACCACCCAGTACATATACAAGGCGCTCTTTAAGGAGGAAAAGAACTCTGATGTGGCTGTCATGGCTCTGGATAAAGTGTGGCACCTGCACAAGGTCTACCTGAGCCAGAGCCCCTACTTCTACACAATGTTCAACGGGAGTTGGCGGGAGGCGCAACAGAACTTTATTCAGATCGCTATCCTCGACGAACGGATAACCGTGGCCAGCCTGGACGCTGTCTTTGGATCTATGTATTCCGATGAGATCGAGATTGAGTCAGCGGACGTGATCTCGGTCCTGGCCACGGCCACGCTCTTCCACTTGGACGGGATCATCGACAAGTGTGCCGAGGTGATGGTGGACAGCATCAGTCCGGAGACAGCCATCCAGTACTACGAGGCCGCCTGCCAATACGGTGTGGTTGCTGTAAAGAAGTCAACCTTCCAGTGGTTCCAGATTAACCTGCTTAGTATCTACAGTAAACAGCCGAATCTGCTGAGGCACATCTCTATCGAACTGATGAGTGCGCTGACCGCCAGCCCCGATTTGTATGTGATGCAGACAGAGTTCTCGCTTTACACATTACTGCGCACATGGATGTTTCTGTGCCTGCATCCCGACTACGACCCAGAGGACCCTGTGCAGAGGGCGGAAGCGGTGAAGGCGCAGGAGCGGTTGGTCAATGCCGGCGTGGAAACGCACACCCCCAGCGGAGATGTCGTCCAGTGGACGTACTTCACCAGCCGCATGGAGGAGCGTTCGTTCCTGGCAACACCCGAGGGGCAGCCATATATTAGGGTCTTCCAAAAGCTACGAACCCAGTACCTGACCAACCACTACATGGATCTGAAAATCATCTACAATGACAATATCATACCCAAGGAGTGGCTTTATCGGCACATCCACAACCACTGGGACGCCCTACTGCGGATCGATCACGGGCAAGAGGATTG CAGTCCCCAGCAGCTGGACGACGAGCAGTTCTTTGAGAGTTGCATGCGATGTGGTCGTATGTTGCTAGAGCCTGGCTACCAGAAGTGGCGCTGGACGGGCTTCAACTACGGCATGGATCTCATACTTATAATGGACTCCCGAAGACTGAACATTCGTCGCCATCATCGGCACGAGCACGAGCGGGTGCTCAGCCTGCAGACGAAGCGCAAGTTCATGGTCCGCACCACAGTGACCTCGATAAACGCCCAGCGGCAGCCAATCTTCACTCAGACATCTGAAATCTGTTCCCTAAGCCTCGAGAAAAACGAGGAGGTACCGCTGATGGTGCTCGATCCGAAACTGGTTCACCCACTGCTAATCTCTATTAATATGCTGGTAGTGATGCCGCCAAACCAGAGCTTTAAGGAGATTGTTCCGCTCAGCGAGGAGGCGACAACGTCGCTGTCCATACCCATTTCAGAGATCGGAGCGAACAGCGAGCGACCGCTAACACCGTCCAGTGCCGATGATTCGGCAGTCTTCATTGGCGACTCGGAGCCGACAACGCCATCCTCACCGGCTCCACGGCCGAGGATAGTTTGGCCGGTCGGCGAGACGGAGGGCATATGCGGCCAATTGGCGTGCTGA
- the LOC108019881 gene encoding kelch-like protein 26 — MPKADNTNPEHHSSCGFSASSQETSILRPYAVELAEESETAEEEAEDAGKDNDLKPLYINSTGINRSSSSVLSIQAGVFNTLSERTMSSLGYSIADSLKKQETSKSVAQKTNLYQEIVSLVKRRVQTNSEVTIGKSRHPVHLMALQSFSRMFRDMSNDLSVDLPEEKITPRSFCLIYDWMVEDTPILPRLGLLEVLQAASFLDIPQLVRQCQYCMENGFKEDSAAMLYFEAKILKLEETYREFLMRVSKFFLTLVASQEFLRLPLKSLLMLISSSSIGVNMELEVFMAAARWLNHHWPQRQKNITAVTSRIRFGLIPPWLLIQLQKPDVTAVEVRRIVSETEVRQAIHDGIAYTTTRLFYGADREAFMQHLRKTSVKPPMQRNWIYDRKCRHHHRMQCKITLDLTYETFVEYLNYVQMQHRDYWHSMEQAETSNVCFNCQAKKLDRTKPIS, encoded by the coding sequence ATGCCCAAAGCGGACAACACAAATCCTGAACACCATTCGAGTTGTGGCTTTAGTGCTAGTTCCCAAGAAACATCCATCCTACGTCCCTATGCAGTGGAGTTGGCAGAGGAAAGCGAAACGGCAGAGGAGGAAgcagaggacgcgggaaaGGACAATGACCTGAAGCCCCTGTACATCAATTCAACTGGCATCAATCGCTCTTCATCCTCCGTGCTGAGCATCCAGGCTGGCGTCTTCAATACTCTCAGCGAGCGTACTATGTCCTCCTTGGGCTACTCGATAGCCGATTCTTTGAAGAAACAGGAAACTAGTAAATCAGTAGCCCAAAAGACCAATCTGTACCAGGAGATTGTAAGCCTCGTAAAGCGGCGCGTTCAGACCAATTCAGAGGTCACCATCGGAAAAAGTCGTCATCCCGTGCACCTGATGGCCTTGCAGAGCTTTTCGCGAATGTTTCGCGATATGAGCAACGACTTGAGCGTAGACCTCCCTGAGGAGAAGATCACGCCTCGCTCCTTCTGCCTTATCTACGACTGGATGGTCGAGGACACGCCGATCCTACCGCGCCTCGGTCTTCTGGAAGTCCTACAAGCCGCCAGTTTCTTGGACATTCCGCAACTTGTCCGTCAGTGCCAGTATTGTATGGAGAACGGCTTTAAGGAGGACTCCGCGGCGATGCTGTACTTTGAGGCTAAGATCCTCAAACTGGAGGAGACTTACCGGGAATTTCTAATGCGCGTCTCTAAGTTTTTTCTTACGCTGGTAGCCTCCCAAGAGTTCCTGCGCCTCCCGCTGAAATCATTGCTCATGCTAATCAGTTCGAGTAGTATTGGCGTGAATATGGAGCTGGAGGTCTTCATGGCGGCTGCTCGCTGGCTAAACCACCACTGGCCCCAAAGACAAAAGAACATAACTGCTGTTACATCCAGAATTCGTTTCGGACTCATCCCTCCGTGGTTGCTCATCCAGTTGCAAAAGCCTGATGTCACCGCTGTGGAAGTGAGAAGAATCGTATCGGAGACAGAGGTGCGTCAAGCCATTCATGATGGCATCGCATATACCACCACGCGGCTCTTTTATGGAGCAGATCGCGAGGCCTTTATGCAGCATTTGCGTAAGACGAGTGTCAAGCCACCCATGCAACGTAACTGGATATACGACCGAAAGTGCCGCCATCATCATCGCATGCAATGCAAGATCACGCTGGACTTAACATACGAGACGTTCGTGGAATACCTGAACTATGTGCAGATGCAGCACCGGGACTACTGGCATTCTATGGAGCAGGCAGAGACCAGCAACGTGTGTTTCAATTGCCAGGCCAAAAAGTTGGATCGAACTAAGCCCATTAGTTGA
- the LOC108019882 gene encoding tetraspanning orphan receptor isoform X1, protein MFRIHLKMGPQRNQLHSNNNNNGATGSSSTGNRHLKEFTCCFGLHVHTATLMIGLWHLFLNILALSVLAVIWRNPEMMDELEGSNHDYTVDLSAPALPTPLSKVEPPYAYRDHSFNYRKRYQNFDMGGLVCTCMIAITLMMIYGTIKGKPSHLLPFFCLQLFDFAITTLTAAGYLCYLQAIHSIIAESHRLPWREKLLELPPEELVVVVLVVFICIVFLKAYCIGIVWRCYKYLTLRQQHVRTLFPFLEPPTGVHSVGGTFGAEERSYSTLLPNYDEAIAQYLKQAPPPSYQVAMSNYEEAEDATAEGAEVNPSVAPLFVALGAATTANAASNTDDNMDNNNDQPNNNNTMHVNANTPPMRRSDAAVNVNVDEDDDDLEVIDAGVDVIGGIPPPPPYNDVADAQVQVPSQSPLHRQPNIPGQVFGGRDESQA, encoded by the exons ATGTTCAGGATCCATCTCAAAATGGGTCCGCAACGCAACCAGCtccacagcaacaacaacaacaatggggCCACCGGAAGCAGCAGCACCGGAAATCGGCACCTGAAGGAGTTTACCTGCTGCTTCGGCCTGCATGTCCACACGGCCACCTTGATGATCGGATTGTGGCATTTG TTTTTGAACATCTTGGCGTTGAGTGTTCTGGCAGTCATATGGCGCAATCCCGAGATGATGGACGAACTGGAAGGCAGCAACCACGACTACACCGTGGATCTGAGTGCACCGGCCCTACCCACGCCTCTGAGCAAGGTCGAACCGCCCTACGCCTACCGTGACCACTCCTTCAACTATCGTAAGCGTTACC AGAACTTTGACATGGGCGGCTTGGTATGCACCTGCATGATAGCCATCACGCTGATGATGATTTACGGCACCATCAAGGGAAAGCCCTCGCACCTGTTGCCATTCTTTTGCCTGCAGTTGTTTGACTTCGCCATTACCAC TCTCACCGCCGCTGGATATCTGTGCTACCTGCAGGCCATCCACAGCATCATTGCCGAGTCGCATCGCTTGCCATGGCGCGAGAAGCTGCTGGAACTGCCGCCTGAGGAGCTGGTTGTGGTGGTCCTTGTCGTCTTCATTTGCATCGTTTTTCTCAAGGCCTATTGCATTGGTATCGTTTGGCGCTGCTACAAGTATTTGACTCTCCGTCAGCAACACGTTCGCACCCTTTTCCCCTTCTTGGAGCCGCCAACTGGAGTGCACAGTGTAGGTGGAACCTTCGGTGCCGAGGAGCGCTCCTATTCCACCTTGTTGCCCAACTACGATGAAGCTATTGCCCAGTACTTGAAGCAGGCACCACCGCCGTCTTACCAGGTGGCCATGTCCAATTACGAGGAGGCCGAGGACGCAACGGCTGAAGGGGCAGAGGTTAATCCCTCGGTGGCTCCCCTTTTTGTCGCCCTtggagcagccaccaccgcgaACGCAGCCTCTAACACGGATGACAACATGGATAACAACAACGATCAGCCGAACAATAACAACACTATGCATGTCAACGCCAATACGCCACCAATGCGACGTAGCGATGCTGCTGTGAATGTCAATGTCGACGAGGATGATGACGACCTGGAGGTGATCGACGCTGGCGTTGATGTAATCGGGGGAATACCACCTCCGCCGCCCTACAATGACGTGGCCGACGCCCAGGTGCAGGTGCCCTCGCAGTCGCCGCTGCACCGCCAACCCAACATCCCGGGACAAGTATTTGGTGGGCGCGACGAGAGCCAGGCCTAA